The Oncorhynchus tshawytscha isolate Ot180627B linkage group LG20, Otsh_v2.0, whole genome shotgun sequence genome has a window encoding:
- the LOC121840156 gene encoding LOW QUALITY PROTEIN: zinc metalloproteinase nas-6-like (The sequence of the model RefSeq protein was modified relative to this genomic sequence to represent the inferred CDS: deleted 2 bases in 1 codon), translating to MISDQTCILFHEYTNEINYINIISGTGCASYVGFQGGAQSLYFGRACNVGNLCHELMHALGLHHEHTRPDRDQYVTIQWDNVVPGKQDNFKVKEGDTQDLPYDYDSIMHYGTYYFSSNRNPTIDQEEGVQIGQRNHLSPLDIARLNKLYQCE from the exons ATGATTTCAGACCAGACGTGTATCCTCTTCCATGAATACACCAATGAGATTAACTACATAAACATCATCTCTGGGACAGG CTGTGCGTCGTATGTAGGTTTTCAGGGCGGGGCCCAGTCTCTGTACTTCGGTAGAGCCTGTAACGTGGGGAACCTGTGCCATGAGCTGATGCATGCCCTGGGCCTGCACCACGAGCACACACGGCCAGACCGTGACCAATACGTCACCATACAGTGGGACAACGTGGTCCCAG GAAAACAAGATAACTTTAAGGTGAAGGAAGGAGACACTCAGGACCTGCCCTATGACTACGACTCCATAATGCACTACGGAAC TTATTACTTCTCATCAAACCGGAACCCCACTATTGAC CAAGAAGAGGGAGTCCAGATTGGACAGAGAAATCACCTGAGCCCCCTGGACATAGCACGCCTTAACAAACTCTATCAATGTG AATAA